A window of the Mesorhizobium opportunistum WSM2075 genome harbors these coding sequences:
- a CDS encoding AAA family ATPase, producing MNELKPRAVPRTIDETLDLLTGADYVADRSLATVLFLSLRMKRPLFLEGEAGVGKTEIAKVLAQALGRRLIRLQCYEGLDVSSAVYEWNYAAQMIEIRMEEAAGKVDRSAMERNVFSEKYLIRRPVLDALTGKAGASPVFLIDELDRTDEAFEAFLLEILSDFQVTVPELGTIKAEEPPIVIITTNRTREIHDALKRRCLYHWVDYPNAERELEIVHRKVPQANQRLSAEVVSFIQKLRQIELFKVPGVAETIDWAGALTELDKVALDPETVSDTIGVLLKYQDDIARIEQGEGRRILNEVKAELSAAE from the coding sequence ATGAACGAGCTGAAACCGCGAGCCGTGCCGCGGACGATCGATGAAACACTCGATCTCCTGACTGGCGCGGACTATGTAGCGGACCGGTCGCTGGCGACCGTGCTTTTCCTGTCGCTGCGCATGAAACGGCCATTGTTCCTCGAGGGCGAGGCCGGCGTCGGCAAGACCGAGATCGCCAAGGTGTTGGCGCAGGCGCTTGGCCGCCGGCTGATCCGCCTGCAGTGCTATGAGGGGCTCGATGTCTCCTCGGCGGTCTACGAGTGGAACTACGCCGCGCAGATGATCGAGATCCGCATGGAGGAGGCGGCTGGCAAGGTCGATCGCTCCGCCATGGAACGCAACGTGTTCTCGGAAAAATACCTGATCCGCCGCCCGGTGCTCGACGCGCTGACCGGCAAGGCGGGTGCGTCCCCGGTCTTCCTGATTGACGAGCTCGACCGCACCGACGAAGCCTTCGAGGCCTTCCTGCTCGAAATCCTCTCCGACTTCCAGGTGACGGTGCCAGAACTCGGCACCATCAAGGCGGAAGAGCCGCCGATCGTCATCATCACCACCAACCGCACCCGCGAGATCCACGACGCGCTGAAGCGGCGCTGCCTCTATCACTGGGTCGACTATCCCAATGCCGAGCGTGAGCTTGAGATCGTGCACCGCAAGGTGCCGCAGGCCAACCAGCGGCTCTCGGCCGAGGTGGTCTCCTTCATCCAGAAACTGCGCCAGATCGAGCTGTTCAAGGTGCCTGGCGTTGCCGAAACCATCGACTGGGCCGGTGCGCTGACCGAACTCGACAAGGTCGCGCTCGATCCGGAGACGGTATCCGACACGATCGGCGTGCTGTTGAAATACCAGGACGACATAGCCCGCATCGAACAGGGTGAAGGCCGGCGCATCCTCAACGAGGTGAAGGCCGAGCTTTCGGCGGCGGAGTAG
- a CDS encoding flavin reductase, which yields MLKKNDIGPQAYRDAMSHFAGHVHVVTTDGPAGKRGATVIAACSVSDTPPTILVCLNRENPKNEPFVKNGRFALNTLASHQEPLSVGFSGITGLPVEERFALGEWDVISTGAPTLKGALAVFDCELIDTKDLATHRVLFGKVTGLRMGDNLRPLIYHARGYHVLESGAAAFTEKE from the coding sequence GTGCTGAAGAAGAATGACATTGGACCTCAGGCCTATCGCGACGCGATGAGCCATTTTGCCGGTCACGTCCATGTGGTTACCACCGACGGGCCAGCCGGCAAACGCGGCGCGACGGTGATCGCGGCCTGCTCGGTGTCGGACACGCCGCCGACCATTCTGGTCTGCCTCAACCGTGAGAATCCCAAGAATGAGCCGTTCGTGAAGAACGGCCGATTTGCCCTAAACACACTGGCTTCGCACCAGGAGCCGCTGTCGGTCGGGTTTTCAGGCATCACCGGCCTGCCGGTCGAGGAGCGTTTCGCGCTCGGCGAATGGGACGTGATTTCCACCGGCGCGCCGACCTTGAAGGGCGCGCTCGCCGTTTTCGACTGTGAGTTGATCGACACCAAGGACCTTGCCACCCATCGTGTGCTTTTTGGCAAGGTGACAGGCCTGCGCATGGGCGATAATTTGCGGCCGCTGATCTACCACGCCCGCGGCTACCACGTTCTGGAAAGCGGAGCAGCGGCGTTCACGGAGAAAGAATGA
- a CDS encoding branched-chain amino acid ABC transporter substrate-binding protein yields the protein MRSRATISAALAWLLLAGAANAQTLTIGVAAPLSGPSAILGKQVEAGAGLAAEANGVELKTVDDACTADGGAAAARDFVAAKVNIVVGFLCTDAIEAAMPILRDANIAVITVGVRTESLTDRRAKTGWPVYRLGPRGDDERNAVASTLTHLWQNELFAIIDDGTIYGREMAETFRAAAEQAALKPVFVDTFRPQLDNQIGLIGRLKKAGATHVFAGGDGDDIAIMGRDAAQLQAGIVFAGGENLRTPPGDVPYATGTLMIAPPEWADVADPKVLESFAAQKIVPDGYTVPAYAAIEIAKSAAALSSGMPLTEVLTGHDFTTAIGPIRFDAKGDLSQSPYRVFRFDGTRFVPLEGN from the coding sequence ATGCGATCCCGGGCAACGATATCCGCCGCGCTGGCCTGGCTGCTGCTGGCCGGCGCCGCCAACGCCCAGACGCTCACGATCGGCGTTGCCGCGCCTCTGTCGGGACCATCGGCCATTCTTGGCAAGCAGGTCGAGGCCGGTGCCGGGCTCGCGGCGGAAGCAAACGGTGTCGAACTCAAGACCGTGGATGACGCCTGTACCGCCGATGGCGGGGCAGCCGCGGCCAGGGACTTCGTGGCAGCCAAAGTCAATATCGTCGTCGGCTTCCTCTGCACAGACGCGATCGAGGCGGCGATGCCGATCCTGAGGGACGCCAACATCGCGGTCATCACCGTTGGCGTGCGAACCGAAAGCTTGACCGACCGCCGCGCCAAGACCGGATGGCCGGTCTATCGCCTGGGGCCGCGTGGCGACGATGAGCGCAACGCCGTTGCCTCCACCCTCACCCACCTGTGGCAGAACGAGCTGTTCGCCATCATCGACGACGGTACCATCTATGGCCGCGAGATGGCCGAGACGTTTCGCGCCGCAGCGGAGCAAGCGGCGCTGAAACCCGTCTTCGTCGACACGTTCCGGCCGCAGCTCGACAACCAGATCGGCCTCATCGGCCGGCTGAAGAAGGCCGGCGCCACGCACGTTTTTGCCGGCGGCGATGGCGACGACATCGCCATCATGGGCCGCGATGCTGCACAGCTCCAGGCGGGCATCGTCTTTGCCGGCGGTGAAAACCTGCGCACGCCGCCCGGCGACGTGCCCTATGCGACGGGCACGCTGATGATCGCGCCGCCCGAATGGGCCGATGTCGCCGATCCCAAGGTGCTGGAAAGCTTCGCCGCGCAAAAGATCGTGCCGGACGGCTACACGGTGCCGGCCTATGCGGCGATCGAAATCGCCAAGTCGGCGGCGGCATTGTCCTCGGGCATGCCGCTGACCGAGGTGCTGACCGGGCATGATTTCACCACGGCGATCGGGCCGATCCGCTTCGACGCCAAGGGCGACCTCAGCCAGAGCCCCTATCGCGTGTTCCGCTTCGACGGCACGCGCTTCGTGCCCCTGGAAGGCAACTGA
- a CDS encoding P1 family peptidase: protein MFRTGPRNLITDVAGLRVGNATDALLKSGVTTVLCDEPAIAGVQILGGAPGTRETDLLEPHNSVEAVHAVVLSGGSAFGLDAASGVQAALRERGIGFEVGGFRVPIVPAAILFDLRNGGDKDWGRYPPYRDLGYEAAQTAAMDFQLGTAGAGTGALTAGLKGGLGSASTLLDNGVTIGALAAVNPTGSVTVGRTRYFWAAPFEIDDEFGGLGYPSPMPDDAKRILLKYRDQHAGRQMETGGNTTIAVIATDAVLTKAAAKRLAISAHDGFVRAIWPTHTPADGDLVFALATGKSGIRLEADAAIDLYAAAGATMARAISRGVFAATPAENDLFPAWSSRPG from the coding sequence ATGTTCCGCACCGGCCCGCGCAACCTGATCACCGATGTCGCCGGCCTGCGCGTCGGCAATGCGACCGACGCCTTGTTGAAGTCCGGGGTGACGACCGTCCTTTGCGACGAGCCGGCGATCGCCGGCGTGCAAATCCTGGGCGGCGCGCCGGGTACCCGCGAGACGGACTTGCTCGAACCGCACAATTCGGTCGAGGCGGTGCATGCCGTGGTGCTGTCGGGCGGTTCGGCTTTCGGCCTCGACGCGGCGTCCGGCGTGCAGGCGGCATTGCGCGAGCGCGGTATCGGCTTCGAGGTGGGCGGCTTTCGCGTCCCGATCGTGCCGGCGGCGATCCTGTTCGACCTGCGCAATGGCGGCGACAAGGACTGGGGCCGTTATCCGCCCTACCGCGACCTCGGCTATGAGGCAGCGCAAACCGCGGCAATGGATTTCCAGCTCGGTACGGCCGGCGCCGGCACCGGCGCGCTGACCGCGGGGCTGAAGGGCGGCCTGGGTTCGGCCTCGACGCTGTTGGACAATGGCGTCACCATCGGTGCGCTGGCTGCCGTCAACCCGACCGGCTCGGTGACTGTTGGCCGCACGCGCTATTTCTGGGCGGCACCTTTCGAAATCGACGACGAATTCGGCGGGCTCGGCTATCCCTCGCCAATGCCGGACGATGCAAAGAGGATCTTGCTGAAATACCGCGACCAGCATGCCGGGAGGCAGATGGAGACCGGCGGCAACACGACCATCGCCGTCATCGCCACCGACGCGGTTCTGACCAAGGCTGCTGCAAAGCGCCTGGCGATATCGGCGCATGACGGCTTCGTGCGCGCCATCTGGCCGACGCACACGCCAGCCGATGGCGACCTGGTGTTCGCGCTGGCGACCGGCAAGAGCGGCATCCGGCTCGAAGCCGACGCGGCAATCGACCTCTATGCCGCGGCCGGCGCCACCATGGCGCGCGCCATCAGCCGCGGCGTGTTCGCCGCAACACCCGCCGAAAACGAT